ATAGCCCATCCGGTCGGCATGGATATCCATGGCCGTCAGCGTCCCGCCCCCGCCCATCGCCTCGGCGATCGCCACGGTTTTCCCCCCGGGCGCGGCACAGGCATCCAGAATACGCTCCTGCGGCTTGGGGGCCAGCATTTCCACCGCCATGATCGTGGAGGGATCCTGCACCATAAACCAGCCGTCTTCAAACCCAGGCAGATCTTCAACACTGACGCCCCGTCCCAAGGTGCAGAACCGCGCCGGATCCAGGGGATGCGGCTCAACCTTCATCCCCGCGGTCATCACCCGGTCCCGGAAGTCCGCCATCTGGATCCGGGTCGTATTGATGCGCAGAATCACCGCCGCCCGCTGGTTGTTCCAGTTGCACAGGGCATCGGTCTGGCTATTGCCGAAGGCGGCAATCCAACGTTTGACGAGCATCTCAGGATGCGACAGGCGGATACCGGACGGCTGCTGATTCAGGGCCGCCACCACTTCGGCCTTTTCACGCAGCACCCGCCTCAGCACGGCATTGGTGAAATTGGCTTCCGACTGCGAGGACACCGCCTTCACCGCCGCGACCGTCTCATTGACCGCCGCATACGCCTCGACCGAGTCCATATGTAAAATCTGATACAGCCCGACCATCATGTGGGCGCGCAACGGGATTGGCGGCATCTGCTTCATGCATTGCTTCAACACCCACTCGAGTTCACGTTTCCATTTGACGGTGCCGTAAACGACCTCCATCACGAACCCGCGGTCGGCACGGACGCGATTCATCATGCGGTCAGGGAAATCCCCCGTCTCCATCCACCGGGCAATCATATCCGCCGCCACCGCCCGAGAGTTAGTTTGCAAGGCCATTTTCACAAATATTTCATCCTATGTAATCACGTGAACAAGAGCGATCGTTCCACCAAGAATTCTTCCAGATTTCGTCGGCTATCCACGATGGCAACGAGAACCACCGTTTGGTGGTATATCCGAAAGCAAATCCGATAAGGACCCCAAAGATTCTCTCTGAATTCCGACACGCCTATCTCCTGCAATTCAGGAACCACCCGGCAGCGGCAGGGACTCTGAGCCAGAGAATTGACCTTGAGCTCAATTTTCGCATACACGTTCTGCGCCGATTCAACCGAATCTTCATAGGCGATATAATCAAGTATGGAGTCCAAGTCTGAGATCGCGATTTCCGACCAAACAATTTTGAACATGTCAGGCATGGCTCTGCATGCCCTCCAGTTTCCGCTGGAAGTGCTGCTGGGCTGCAGAATGCCGGATGTAACGCCCGTGGAGATAGACCTGATCACCCTGAGCAAGGATCTTCAGCAAGTGAAGGACCTTTCGCTGGCGTTCATAGGCCTGAATATCCATCAATACTGCTGTGGCTCGCCCATTCTGCGTAATGATGATCGGCTGTTGAGTCTCATGTGTTTGTTGGATGAGTTGGGATGACCGTGATTTCAACTCGGTGACGGGCTCCATGGAATTCATAATGACGCTCCTCGTATTCGTATGGCCCCGAATATGGCACCGATTCCGGCCCTCGTCAAGTTCCCGACGAAAACGCAACTTATGAATTTATATGAAAAGCAAATGAATAGATTTATCAGGGCAATTCTTGCGCCTTACATCTTACATCTCGCGCTTCACGTCTCACATCTCACGCTTCACGTTTCACTCTTCAAACTCCTCAACCGCAACTGCCCGCAGGCGGCATCGATGGCGCCACCCTTTGACACCCGATAGGTCGCGTTGACTCCCACTTTAGCCAGCTGAATCTTGAAGATATCGGACGTTCCATCCAGCGGCGGCAGGCCTTCATACCCGTCGACCGGACTCAAGGGAATCAGGTTCACATGACAGGGCAGGGTCTTCAGCAGCTTCGCCAACTGCACGGCATGTTCAGGCGTGTCGTTAACTCCCCGGATCAGCGTGTATTCAAAGGTCACGATCCGGCCGGTCGCCTCCGTATGCTTTGCACACGCCTCAATCAACTCCTCGATGGGATAGCGTTTGTTCACGGGCATCAGGCGGCTACGCAACTCGTTGTTGGGGGCATGCAGGGAGACCGAAAGCTCGACCTGCAACCCCTCCCCG
This bacterium DNA region includes the following protein-coding sequences:
- the rsmB gene encoding 16S rRNA (cytosine(967)-C(5))-methyltransferase RsmB, coding for MQTNSRAVAADMIARWMETGDFPDRMMNRVRADRGFVMEVVYGTVKWKRELEWVLKQCMKQMPPIPLRAHMMVGLYQILHMDSVEAYAAVNETVAAVKAVSSQSEANFTNAVLRRVLREKAEVVAALNQQPSGIRLSHPEMLVKRWIAAFGNSQTDALCNWNNQRAAVILRINTTRIQMADFRDRVMTAGMKVEPHPLDPARFCTLGRGVSVEDLPGFEDGWFMVQDPSTIMAVEMLAPKPQERILDACAAPGGKTVAIAEAMGGGGTLTAMDIHADRMGYLHENLARMGFAGVRVIEGDMTACKPGGAGIPDLAGLVFDGILLDVPCMNTGVLQRRADARWRFAPDRLGSVCATQRAILEGAATRLRIGGRLVYSTCSLEAEEDEVLIAGWLKDNPNFELIREKKLFPPKDGTDGAYAALIKRNA
- a CDS encoding type II toxin-antitoxin system RelE/ParE family toxin translates to MPDMFKIVWSEIAISDLDSILDYIAYEDSVESAQNVYAKIELKVNSLAQSPCRCRVVPELQEIGVSEFRENLWGPYRICFRIYHQTVVLVAIVDSRRNLEEFLVERSLLFT
- a CDS encoding type II toxin-antitoxin system Phd/YefM family antitoxin, with the protein product MNSMEPVTELKSRSSQLIQQTHETQQPIIITQNGRATAVLMDIQAYERQRKVLHLLKILAQGDQVYLHGRYIRHSAAQQHFQRKLEGMQSHA